The Plasmodium yoelii strain 17X genome assembly, chromosome: 4 genome has a window encoding:
- a CDS encoding activator of Hsp90 ATPase, putative, translating to MAGSIWNKNSWHWEEKNYNKWGESYIKSKLIHLKIEDENLSIYFDTINITGNASVSIRKGKQISSFEFVIKFKWNCLRKKENINSFGGDVEILDFSNCSLEDNDYEINVEANESNADMKKAYEILRKEGKEKIKNTLKDFQLELLKHDTNESAKELKIKETEEEKLKEIKINYNDNVKIQQDISNDNNVNKIQNDEKKEGSVWNINNYHWEEKCLTKWAKEELEKILNNSTIELNNNIHLQFFNAEIEGEASSSLRKKKKIIIYDLKIGAEWKASKKNKNNEIEMEAKGYISVNEIISDYSADDQNKYKYTYIFDNNTPEYSTINNVIKSDIPQKMNEIIDSFVEKMKQK from the exons ATGGCAGGATCTATatggaataaaaatagcTGGCATTG ggaagaaaaaaattacaacAAATGGGGTGAATCTTATATAAAGTCAAAATTAATTCATTTAAAAATTGAGGATGAAAACTTGTCTATATACTTTGATACAATCAACATAACAGGAAAt GCTTCTGTATCAATTCGAAAAGGGAAACAAATTAGCTCTTTCGAATTTgtcattaaatttaaatggaATTGcttaagaaaaaaagaaaatatcaACTCTTTTGGTGGGGATGTGGAAATATTAGACTTTTCCAATTGTTCATTGGAG GATAACGATTATGAAATAAATGTGGAAGCGAATGAAAGCAATGCAGACATGAAAAAAGCATATGAAATATTAAGGAAAGAAGGGAAAGAAAAAATCAAAAACACTTTGAAGGATTTCCAGCTCGAACTTTTAAAACATGACACAAATGAAT CCGCCAAAGAACTCAAAATTAAAGAAACTGAAGAAGAAAAGCTTAAAGAGATCAAAATTAACTATAACGATAATGTAAAAATACAACAAGATATAAgcaatgataataatgtaaataaaattcaaaatgacgaaaaaaaagaaggGTCTGTAtggaatattaataattatcatTGGGAAGAAAAATGTTTAACAAAATGGGCAAAAGAAGAATTggaaaaaattttaaataattctacaattgaattaaataataatattcatttGCAATTTTTTAATGCAGAAATTGAAGGAGAAGCTTCATCAagtttaagaaaaaaaaaaaaaattattatttatgatCTAAAAATTGGTGCTGAATGGAAAGcttccaaaaaaaataaaaacaatgaaATCGAAATGGAAGCTAAAGGATATATAAGTGTTAACGAAATTATTTCGGATTATTCTGCTGATGAtcaaaacaaatataaatatacttatatttttgataataatacaCCTGAATATTCTACTATTAACAATGTAATAAAATCAGACATCCCCCAAAAAATGAACGAAATAATTGACTCTTTTgttgaaaaaatgaaacaaaagTAA